A portion of the uncultured Methanobrevibacter sp. genome contains these proteins:
- a CDS encoding glycosyltransferase family 4 protein → MKIAMVGQFPPHVGGVGVHIHTLSKELVRQGHEVYVITYPHKDIKDIDGIHVIGTKGLNIPGVRGLMFKKNAKKALENLLKKEKIDIIHGHYLFPAGAAAVEVGNAHGIKTYVTAHGSDMFEVYKKQALMRSTIKNVLKRADCVLAVSNALRHEVIATGVAGISQKTRLSWNSVDIDKFSSEVNMSFRNELGLDDKPVVMFVGNIIKRKNVESLIEAKKIANSDYYLVIVGNGPLFKKLKKKVEDENIRDVIFTGSRDDVENIIPSCDVLVLPSFSESFGLVLIEALACGKPVIGSNVGGITEIITKDVGLLVNPNKVSSIAGAIDKVVNDDEFRLNLASNARNRSLKFSEIDIPYDEVK, encoded by the coding sequence ATGAAAATAGCTATGGTAGGTCAATTTCCGCCTCATGTGGGAGGTGTAGGTGTTCATATTCATACTTTATCAAAAGAGCTGGTCAGGCAGGGTCATGAGGTTTATGTAATCACATATCCTCACAAAGACATTAAGGATATTGATGGAATTCATGTAATCGGAACAAAAGGACTCAATATTCCTGGCGTTAGAGGATTGATGTTTAAAAAGAATGCAAAAAAGGCATTGGAAAATCTTTTGAAAAAAGAAAAGATTGATATCATTCATGGCCATTATCTCTTTCCTGCAGGAGCTGCCGCTGTTGAAGTAGGTAATGCTCATGGAATAAAAACTTATGTTACCGCACACGGATCAGACATGTTTGAAGTTTATAAAAAACAGGCATTAATGCGTTCAACCATAAAAAATGTATTGAAACGTGCAGATTGCGTTCTTGCAGTAAGCAATGCCTTAAGACATGAAGTTATCGCTACAGGAGTTGCCGGAATTTCCCAGAAAACCAGACTGTCCTGGAACTCTGTCGACATTGACAAGTTCTCATCCGAGGTAAACATGTCATTTAGAAATGAACTTGGCCTTGATGATAAGCCGGTTGTAATGTTTGTTGGAAATATCATTAAAAGGAAAAATGTCGAATCCCTGATTGAAGCTAAAAAAATTGCAAACAGCGATTATTATCTTGTCATAGTAGGTAACGGACCGCTATTTAAAAAACTTAAAAAGAAAGTTGAGGATGAAAATATCCGTGATGTAATCTTTACAGGCTCAAGGGATGATGTGGAAAACATTATTCCAAGCTGTGACGTTTTAGTTTTACCTTCATTTTCTGAAAGTTTCGGTCTGGTTTTAATTGAAGCTTTAGCCTGCGGCAAACCCGTTATCGGCAGTAACGTTGGTGGAATAACTGAAATTATCACCAAAGATGTAGGACTTCTTGTCAATCCGAATAAGGTATCATCCATTGCAGGTGCAATTGATAAAGTAGTGAATGATGATGAATTCAGATTGAATCTAGCATCTAATGCAAGAAACAGGTCTTTGAAATTTTCCGAAATAGATATTCCTTATGATGAGGTTAAATAA
- the dapB gene encoding 4-hydroxy-tetrahydrodipicolinate reductase, whose translation MIKVAVTGAAGRMGSGIVRKITEQEDMEVVAAIEIPNSPLAGKDIGIQAGIDELGVEIVGAENLEEALKSSGADVLVDFTIAPAAEKAIETASACGVGVVVGTTGFTDEQMQNNAENIKKNNVPAVISTNMSIGVNVFFNTLKKLAPLLYDYDIEIIEAHHNQKQDAPSGTAMTAFEVIAEELGRDTEEVGVFGRKGLVGKRTPEEIGVHAIRGGDIVGDHTVMFVGEGERIEVKHQAHTREVFIAGVIRAIRYIPEAEKGIISSMNDVLGLD comes from the coding sequence ATGATTAAAGTAGCAGTTACTGGAGCTGCAGGTAGAATGGGCTCCGGTATTGTAAGAAAAATAACTGAACAAGAAGACATGGAAGTAGTTGCAGCTATTGAAATACCAAACTCTCCTCTTGCAGGTAAAGATATAGGTATTCAGGCAGGTATTGATGAACTTGGCGTTGAAATAGTTGGAGCTGAAAATCTTGAAGAAGCATTAAAATCTTCAGGCGCTGATGTATTGGTTGACTTCACTATTGCTCCTGCAGCTGAAAAAGCAATCGAAACAGCTTCCGCATGTGGAGTTGGTGTTGTTGTTGGAACAACTGGTTTTACAGATGAGCAAATGCAGAATAATGCTGAAAACATCAAAAAGAACAATGTTCCTGCTGTAATTTCAACAAACATGTCCATTGGAGTTAACGTATTTTTCAATACATTAAAGAAACTGGCACCACTTTTATATGATTATGACATTGAAATTATAGAAGCACACCACAATCAAAAACAGGATGCTCCATCAGGAACAGCTATGACCGCATTTGAAGTTATAGCTGAAGAGCTTGGACGTGACACTGAAGAAGTTGGAGTATTTGGTAGAAAAGGTCTTGTCGGCAAAAGAACTCCAGAAGAAATCGGTGTTCATGCAATCCGTGGTGGAGACATTGTAGGAGACCACACTGTAATGTTTGTCGGTGAAGGTGAAAGAATTGAAGTTAAACATCAGGCTCATACAAGAGAAGTATTCATTGCCGGTGTAATAAGAGCTATCAGATACATTCCTGAAGCTGAAAAAGGAATTATCAGCAGCATGAATGATGTTTTAGGTTTAGACTAG
- the dapA gene encoding 4-hydroxy-tetrahydrodipicolinate synthase, which yields MKFEGTYVAMVTPFDENKQIDEEGFRSNINYLIDQGVDGLVGAGTTGESATLNHEEHQKVIEILVDEVDGRVEAIAGTGSNATSEALSLTKFAADAGADGALLITPYYNKPQQHALVDHYSTIAAACDIPIIAYNVPSRTGSDIAVETAVELAKVEGIEAIKEASGSVDKVSDIYRALSREGLEDDFNILSGEDSLTLPLMAVGATGVISASANIDARRMVLMVNSILNDDYTRAMELHYEMVDLIRALFIESNPVPVKTAMNLMGLPAGPFRQPLCEMKEDNLEILKKALKESDLI from the coding sequence ATGAAATTTGAAGGAACATATGTTGCAATGGTAACTCCTTTCGATGAAAATAAACAAATTGACGAAGAAGGTTTTAGATCAAACATCAACTATCTGATTGATCAGGGTGTCGACGGTCTGGTTGGTGCAGGAACTACTGGTGAATCAGCTACACTTAACCATGAAGAACATCAGAAAGTTATTGAAATTCTGGTTGATGAGGTTGACGGAAGAGTTGAGGCAATTGCCGGAACTGGAAGTAATGCTACATCAGAAGCATTGTCATTAACAAAGTTTGCAGCTGATGCAGGTGCAGACGGGGCATTGTTAATTACTCCATACTATAACAAACCGCAGCAGCATGCACTTGTAGACCATTACTCCACTATTGCGGCGGCTTGTGACATTCCAATCATCGCATATAATGTTCCGTCACGTACTGGAAGTGACATTGCTGTAGAAACTGCAGTGGAACTGGCTAAAGTTGAGGGTATTGAAGCTATTAAAGAAGCAAGCGGTAGTGTGGATAAAGTTTCAGATATCTACAGAGCACTTTCCCGTGAAGGACTTGAAGATGACTTTAACATTCTTTCAGGTGAAGATTCCCTCACATTGCCTCTCATGGCAGTGGGTGCAACAGGTGTTATCAGTGCGTCTGCAAATATTGATGCCAGAAGAATGGTGCTGATGGTCAACAGTATCCTGAATGATGATTATACAAGAGCAATGGAACTTCACTATGAAATGGTGGATTTAATAAGGGCTCTTTTCATTGAAAGCAATCCTGTTCCTGTCAAAACTGCAATGAATTTGATGGGACTTCCTGCAGGACCTTTCAGACAGCCGTTATGTGAAATGAAAGAAGATAATTTAGAAATTCTTAAAAAAGCATTAAAAGAATCAGATTTAATTTAA
- the cbiD gene encoding cobalt-precorrin-5B (C(1))-methyltransferase CbiD has product MTDDNYIGVTTGTIATACSLAALDAIIDSPDIACVNVETPKKTLDIIIDECKKLSSFKAQASAHKNPYNDPDVTVNLEITATVELLDKSDEDSKVIITGGVGVGKVTKPGLQIPVGDYAINPVPRRMIVKNLEEKIPEGKMAKVTISIPEGVEIARKTMNPKLGIVGGISVLGTTGIARSMSSDAYKNSIVTQIDVAIASHIDDLVFVPGNIGEKLALKQLNVSKEQIIQTGNFVGFMFEEARKRGIKKFTYFGHMGKLIKVAGGIFDTKHAVADGRREIMVTHAALCGAGRDSLQKLFESKTTDDMMDILNEINLSVEVSNSIASAIHERCLQRFDLDLNVILVDMEGNYLNNNMESYGK; this is encoded by the coding sequence ATGACTGACGACAATTATATTGGAGTTACAACAGGAACCATTGCAACAGCATGTTCTCTTGCAGCTCTGGATGCAATCATTGATTCACCGGATATTGCCTGCGTTAATGTGGAAACTCCTAAAAAGACCTTGGATATTATAATTGATGAGTGCAAAAAATTATCTTCTTTTAAGGCACAGGCCAGCGCTCATAAAAATCCGTATAATGATCCTGACGTTACAGTTAATCTGGAAATAACTGCAACAGTCGAACTATTGGATAAATCCGATGAAGACTCCAAGGTTATTATCACAGGTGGTGTCGGTGTCGGTAAAGTCACAAAACCCGGCCTTCAGATACCTGTCGGTGATTATGCAATAAATCCTGTTCCACGACGCATGATTGTCAAAAATCTGGAAGAAAAGATTCCTGAAGGAAAAATGGCTAAAGTCACTATTTCCATTCCTGAAGGGGTGGAAATTGCCCGCAAAACTATGAATCCGAAGCTCGGTATTGTAGGTGGAATATCTGTTTTGGGAACAACCGGTATTGCAAGGTCAATGTCCAGTGATGCCTATAAAAACTCCATTGTAACTCAAATAGATGTTGCAATTGCCTCACACATTGACGATTTGGTTTTTGTTCCGGGAAATATCGGTGAAAAACTTGCCTTAAAACAGCTGAACGTTTCAAAAGAACAGATTATCCAGACAGGTAATTTTGTCGGTTTCATGTTTGAAGAAGCTCGAAAAAGAGGCATTAAGAAATTCACTTACTTCGGACACATGGGCAAGCTTATTAAAGTTGCAGGAGGAATATTTGACACCAAACATGCAGTTGCCGACGGAAGACGTGAAATAATGGTTACTCATGCCGCACTCTGCGGAGCCGGCAGGGATTCTCTTCAAAAATTATTTGAATCAAAAACAACCGATGACATGATGGATATTCTAAATGAAATTAATCTTTCAGTTGAAGTTTCAAACAGCATTGCTTCTGCAATCCATGAAAGATGCCTGCAGCGTTTTGATTTGGATTTGAATGTGATTCTGGTTGATATGGAAGGAAATTATTTAAATAATAACATGGAATCCTATGGGAAATAA
- the asd gene encoding aspartate-semialdehyde dehydrogenase: MVNVGVLGATGMVGQRFIQLLENHPDFEVTALAASSRSAGKRYEDATTWYLDNEMPDSVKDIKVVETDPAQMDNDVDIVFSSLPTEFAAKVEKDFAKDYVVASNASAHRMKKNIPLVIPEVNPECLDMIDAQQKENDWDGFIVTNPNCSTIALALSLKPIVDNFNVKAVRVSTMQAVSGAGYNGVPSMAIVDNLVPFIGGEEEKMESESLYLLGSYDGKDVINADFKLSASCHRVPVIDGHTEAVFIELEDDFDIADVKSKMANFKALPQELNLFSAPENPVVVKEEENRPQPRMDRNAGNGMAVTVGRLRKDAVFDNSFKYVLVGHNTIRGAAGASILNAELINDKIL; the protein is encoded by the coding sequence ATGGTTAATGTTGGTGTATTGGGTGCAACCGGGATGGTTGGCCAAAGATTTATTCAATTATTGGAAAATCACCCTGATTTTGAAGTAACAGCTTTAGCTGCATCTTCACGTTCTGCAGGTAAAAGATATGAGGATGCTACTACATGGTATTTAGATAATGAAATGCCTGATTCTGTTAAAGACATTAAAGTTGTTGAAACTGATCCTGCTCAAATGGATAATGATGTGGATATTGTATTTTCATCTTTGCCAACTGAATTTGCAGCAAAAGTTGAAAAGGATTTTGCAAAAGACTATGTTGTTGCAAGTAATGCAAGTGCACACAGGATGAAGAAAAATATTCCATTAGTAATTCCTGAAGTCAATCCTGAATGCTTAGACATGATAGATGCTCAGCAAAAGGAAAATGACTGGGACGGATTCATTGTTACCAATCCAAACTGTTCCACTATTGCTTTAGCATTATCCCTAAAACCTATTGTTGATAATTTCAACGTTAAAGCTGTTAGGGTATCAACCATGCAGGCTGTATCTGGTGCAGGTTATAATGGGGTTCCATCAATGGCTATTGTCGATAATCTCGTTCCTTTCATTGGTGGGGAAGAAGAAAAAATGGAAAGCGAATCCCTCTATCTGTTGGGTTCTTATGATGGTAAGGATGTAATCAATGCAGATTTCAAATTAAGTGCATCTTGTCATAGGGTGCCTGTTATTGATGGTCATACTGAAGCGGTATTCATTGAGTTGGAAGATGACTTTGACATTGCTGATGTAAAAAGTAAAATGGCAAACTTCAAAGCATTGCCACAAGAACTTAATTTATTCTCCGCTCCGGAAAATCCTGTTGTTGTCAAAGAAGAAGAAAACAGACCGCAACCAAGAATGGACAGAAATGCCGGCAATGGTATGGCTGTAACTGTTGGTAGATTAAGAAAAGATGCAGTATTTGATAATAGTTTTAAATATGTTCTTGTTGGACATAATACTATTCGTGGTGCAGCTGGTGCATCAATATTGAATGCTGAGTTAATTAATGATAAAATACTCTAA
- a CDS encoding DUF2098 domain-containing protein yields MTFDARDKEITLDSHVRYVDTGTIGKVLDIKTKDGVDWVKVDKSGLWYRSNLLELLDEKDLKKRSSDDGDDEIDVEALKEKASRLENMQMDSSVAEGGG; encoded by the coding sequence ATGACTTTTGATGCAAGAGATAAAGAGATTACTCTTGATTCACATGTCCGATATGTCGATACAGGCACAATAGGCAAAGTCTTGGATATCAAAACCAAAGATGGTGTCGATTGGGTAAAAGTCGACAAATCCGGATTGTGGTATCGTTCAAATCTACTCGAATTGCTTGATGAGAAAGACCTGAAGAAAAGGTCTTCTGATGATGGTGACGATGAAATAGATGTTGAAGCATTAAAAGAAAAAGCATCTAGATTAGAAAACATGCAAATGGATTCTAGTGTTGCTGAAGGAGGAGGTTAA
- a CDS encoding chorismate mutase, protein MKSEYEIKSFKSKEEAENLLKKSRNRIDEIDNELFSLISQRTSIAKDIALSKNYLGMPIYDKSREDAIHEKIDELCEEFDLDVEIIDQIVDMLTILNKNEQEKILREEC, encoded by the coding sequence TTGAAAAGCGAATACGAAATTAAATCTTTTAAAAGTAAAGAAGAAGCAGAAAACCTTCTCAAAAAGTCACGAAATCGCATTGATGAAATAGATAATGAGTTATTTAGTTTAATTTCTCAAAGGACATCTATTGCAAAGGATATTGCACTTTCCAAGAATTATCTTGGGATGCCAATATATGATAAAAGCAGGGAAGATGCAATTCATGAAAAAATTGATGAACTTTGTGAAGAATTTGATTTAGATGTTGAAATAATCGATCAAATAGTAGACATGCTAACTATTTTAAATAAAAATGAGCAGGAAAAAATTTTAAGGGAGGAATGTTAA
- a CDS encoding thioredoxin family protein, with the protein MAIKVEVFSTNSCPHCPAAIDAAQVAKDKLGDSIDVEVLKIDESNENRERAINYQIMAVPTIVIDGNVEFVGAPTENELIAALESKL; encoded by the coding sequence ATGGCAATTAAAGTAGAAGTATTTTCAACCAACTCATGTCCTCATTGTCCAGCAGCAATTGATGCTGCTCAAGTAGCTAAAGATAAATTAGGCGACTCTATCGATGTTGAAGTATTAAAAATAGATGAAAGTAATGAAAACAGAGAAAGAGCAATCAATTATCAGATTATGGCTGTACCTACAATTGTTATTGATGGTAATGTGGAATTTGTTGGCGCACCTACCGAAAACGAACTTATTGCAGCATTAGAATCTAAATTATAG
- a CDS encoding PRC-barrel domain-containing protein, with protein MKIREFLGSTVLDKNAYEVGKIGDIDFDPATGAIETITLTLQKNIFSKDEIEIKFEDVATIGAYVILNKEIPQETEEETVEATIEVEDDEE; from the coding sequence ATGAAAATTAGAGAATTTTTAGGTTCTACTGTTTTAGATAAAAACGCATACGAAGTTGGAAAAATTGGTGACATCGATTTTGACCCTGCAACCGGTGCTATCGAAACAATCACTTTAACTTTACAAAAAAATATCTTCTCCAAAGATGAAATCGAAATCAAATTCGAAGATGTAGCAACAATCGGTGCATACGTTATCTTAAACAAAGAAATTCCTCAAGAAACCGAAGAAGAAACTGTAGAAGCTACTATTGAAGTTGAAGACGACGAAGAATAG
- a CDS encoding shikimate kinase yields the protein MKKTVRSPGSATIINAIATGFGSAFGIGLDIVCEAKSTSNSITCSNDVGADNTLMELCVKKVFDHYNINDEEFGIDLKTKSTLPMASGLSSSSASSNAIVKVISAIVSEEFDLKPLDDLEIINMAIDASLDAGVTITGSFDDATASYFGGVVVTDNKNREFIIREKMSESPILVYMPNFYSKSGDSNPERMKLLAPLVETAFGFAKQKDYFKALNLNGLIYSATLGFNSSIAIDALEAGAIASGLSGTGSSFVAVVRQDSIDDVKSTWEKYDGRVIETFVDNDGCQLL from the coding sequence ATGAAAAAAACAGTAAGGTCTCCAGGTTCAGCAACAATTATCAATGCAATAGCAACAGGTTTCGGTTCAGCATTCGGTATCGGATTGGATATTGTGTGTGAAGCCAAATCAACCAGTAACTCAATAACTTGTTCAAATGATGTCGGTGCAGACAATACTCTTATGGAGTTGTGCGTAAAAAAGGTTTTTGACCACTATAACATTAATGATGAAGAATTCGGTATAGATTTGAAAACCAAATCAACTCTTCCTATGGCATCAGGTCTTTCAAGCAGCAGTGCTTCTTCAAATGCAATCGTTAAAGTAATATCTGCTATTGTCAGTGAAGAATTTGATTTGAAACCTTTAGATGATTTGGAAATTATCAATATGGCAATTGACGCATCCCTTGATGCTGGCGTTACAATTACAGGTTCATTTGATGATGCAACAGCTTCATATTTTGGCGGAGTCGTCGTTACAGACAATAAAAATAGGGAATTTATCATCAGGGAAAAAATGTCAGAATCGCCTATTCTGGTTTACATGCCGAATTTCTATTCAAAATCCGGAGATTCAAATCCTGAAAGGATGAAACTGCTGGCGCCATTAGTTGAAACCGCTTTCGGTTTTGCAAAACAAAAGGATTATTTCAAGGCTTTGAATCTGAACGGTTTAATCTATTCTGCAACATTGGGTTTTAACTCTTCAATTGCTATTGATGCTCTTGAAGCCGGAGCTATTGCATCCGGACTGTCTGGTACAGGTTCTTCTTTTGTAGCTGTTGTCAGACAGGATTCAATTGATGATGTTAAAAGCACATGGGAGAAATACGACGGCAGAGTCATAGAGACTTTTGTTGATAATGATGGTTGTCAATTATTGTAA
- a CDS encoding 30S ribosomal protein S17e — protein sequence MGNIRTSFVKRLAKELIETHKGVFTTDFEENKKLVQEYSTVSTKHLRNKIAGYVTRLVRLEQTRD from the coding sequence ATGGGCAATATTAGAACTTCATTTGTTAAACGTTTAGCAAAAGAACTTATCGAAACTCACAAAGGAGTTTTTACTACTGATTTTGAAGAAAACAAAAAATTAGTACAGGAATACTCTACTGTAAGTACTAAACATTTAAGAAATAAAATCGCAGGATATGTTACAAGGCTTGTAAGGTTAGAACAAACCAGAGACTAA
- a CDS encoding aspartate kinase: MDLIVAKFGGTSVGNGSRIKKAAQSVVNEYMKGNHVVVVVSAVNKTTDDLIGLSNEAIGEGLTDRQKAEIMAMGELTSARVFSATIESLGVKSEFIDPYNELWPIMTDSNSLEAKIDFGTTNKKIVGIENLINQGIIPVICGFLGKGPSGEITTLGRGGSDISAFLIGHCLNANEVVIVTDVDGVMSTDPNKIEEAELLEEISVEEMRDLATHGAQVLHPHALKYKDPLISAKIINFDEGDLNAKGTRITGPFEGDILKSVSLYHEPISLIVLVGEAMLRKVGLLAEITTCLANSGINIFGISAGQNSITSFVSKKDSEQAYHILHNLVVEDDVLSSLSLGRDTAMITLVSPDIIETPGIISNITEPLRKNHINIVEITSSQTAVVLFVDWNDGERAYKLVNEVLG; the protein is encoded by the coding sequence ATGGATTTAATAGTAGCAAAATTCGGAGGAACTTCGGTAGGTAACGGTTCCAGAATTAAAAAAGCGGCTCAGTCCGTAGTAAATGAGTATATGAAAGGTAATCACGTTGTAGTTGTTGTTTCTGCAGTAAATAAGACAACTGATGATTTAATTGGTCTTTCCAATGAAGCAATCGGTGAAGGTCTGACTGACAGACAGAAGGCAGAAATTATGGCTATGGGTGAATTAACTAGTGCTAGGGTATTTTCTGCAACTATTGAATCTTTAGGCGTAAAGTCTGAATTTATTGATCCTTATAATGAATTATGGCCAATAATGACAGATTCCAATTCTCTTGAAGCTAAAATAGATTTCGGTACCACAAATAAAAAAATAGTAGGTATTGAAAATCTTATCAATCAAGGTATTATTCCTGTCATTTGTGGATTTTTAGGCAAAGGGCCTAGCGGTGAAATCACCACCCTCGGAAGAGGTGGAAGTGACATTTCAGCATTTTTAATCGGCCACTGCTTGAATGCAAATGAAGTTGTAATTGTCACTGATGTAGACGGAGTAATGTCAACAGACCCAAATAAAATTGAAGAAGCTGAACTTCTTGAAGAAATCAGCGTAGAAGAAATGAGGGACTTGGCAACTCATGGTGCGCAAGTATTGCATCCTCATGCATTAAAATATAAAGATCCATTAATAAGTGCAAAGATTATCAATTTTGATGAAGGTGATTTGAATGCGAAAGGTACTCGTATTACAGGACCTTTTGAAGGAGATATTTTAAAATCCGTATCACTTTATCATGAACCTATTTCACTCATAGTTCTCGTAGGTGAGGCTATGCTTAGAAAAGTGGGACTTTTAGCAGAGATTACAACATGTCTTGCTAATAGCGGAATAAATATTTTTGGAATTTCAGCAGGTCAGAATTCAATCACATCTTTTGTAAGTAAAAAAGATTCAGAGCAGGCTTATCATATTTTACACAATCTTGTTGTTGAAGATGATGTCTTAAGTTCTCTTTCACTTGGAAGAGATACTGCTATGATTACTTTAGTCAGTCCGGACATTATTGAAACCCCTGGTATTATTTCTAATATTACAGAACCGCTCAGGAAAAATCATATTAATATTGTTGAAATCACTTCCTCTCAAACTGCAGTAGTATTGTTTGTTGATTGGAACGATGGTGAAAGAGCATACAAACTTGTTAACGAGGTTTTAGGATGA
- a CDS encoding DEAD/DEAH box helicase: protein MIKMETLPKEIKTIINSTYPYIKDFNPAQKAVIKSGYLDDTSNYIICIPTASGKTVLGVLPALKTILNGGKAIYAAPLLSIQNEKVKEFKAFEEHGISVGKHPSSADLSVMVFESFDALTRFSWDNLRDVDTLIIDEFHMIGEYSRGPTLEAAITRAKIINPSMRIIALSATLRNIEEIEGWLEGRCVEHDYRPVPLNKEVLDAEMFNTKNKNDVIVKVIEKAMKDKSQALAFVSTRRFTESLATYVSGKIKKKINAEQKKRFKEVAEKLLEVPKKKGSLPTTTCVKLAEAAEKGVAFHHAGLFNEQKEIIEDEFRKGNILMITATPSLMYGVNLPSKTVVIRDHTRWTSNGPQPIPVFDYEQMSGRAGRPQYDDVGYSYLIAKTMDEAQNLQEYYVEGEIELTNSKLIDNKDAVYRQIIAQIASTLSKDLEDLTDFFSKTLYGYQMSNNPSMSLFATDSLRFELESALEFLLHNGIIRATPEGLKTTDFGNLIARSNYSVETAVKIKEYISTIDEINVEEFIYALSETPDLPLISFKGRKSKDPVREKLSEVGLFAVDIGNPEATTVSLIEWVNERNEYEIENRYNVYSASTRRSAYEASRLVRFAKNTSEVLGNYSNLKDFDILSARLYYGVKDDIIPLVVGVKRLGRKRARNIVKIFGNDLSGVSEKELQQIEGIGPKLAEKIRLFVEN from the coding sequence ATGATTAAAATGGAAACTTTACCAAAAGAAATTAAAACAATAATAAACAGCACATATCCATACATTAAGGACTTTAATCCTGCGCAGAAAGCTGTAATTAAATCTGGATATCTGGATGATACATCAAACTATATCATCTGCATACCTACAGCCAGTGGGAAAACAGTACTGGGAGTTTTGCCTGCCTTAAAAACAATACTCAACGGAGGCAAAGCCATCTATGCCGCACCTCTTCTTTCAATTCAAAATGAAAAGGTGAAAGAGTTTAAGGCATTTGAAGAACACGGAATCAGTGTGGGCAAACACCCGTCCAGTGCAGACCTGTCAGTTATGGTTTTTGAATCATTCGATGCACTTACACGCTTTTCATGGGACAATCTGCGTGACGTGGACACATTAATCATTGATGAATTTCACATGATCGGGGAATATTCAAGAGGTCCGACTCTTGAAGCGGCCATTACAAGAGCTAAAATCATCAATCCTTCAATGAGAATAATTGCACTGTCTGCAACTCTCAGAAACATCGAGGAGATTGAAGGATGGCTTGAAGGAAGGTGTGTGGAGCATGATTATCGTCCGGTGCCGTTAAATAAAGAAGTGCTGGATGCTGAAATGTTCAATACAAAAAATAAAAATGACGTTATCGTTAAAGTAATTGAAAAGGCAATGAAAGATAAATCACAGGCTCTTGCATTTGTATCCACCAGACGATTTACAGAAAGTCTGGCCACATACGTTTCCGGAAAAATCAAAAAGAAAATCAATGCGGAACAGAAGAAAAGATTCAAGGAAGTTGCCGAGAAACTGCTTGAAGTTCCAAAAAAGAAAGGATCTCTTCCAACAACAACCTGCGTCAAGCTGGCGGAAGCCGCTGAAAAAGGTGTTGCATTCCACCATGCAGGCCTCTTCAATGAGCAAAAAGAGATTATTGAAGATGAATTCAGAAAAGGAAATATTCTAATGATTACTGCAACTCCAAGTTTAATGTATGGAGTTAATTTACCTTCAAAAACCGTAGTTATCAGAGACCATACCCGCTGGACAAGCAACGGACCGCAGCCTATTCCTGTTTTTGATTACGAACAGATGTCCGGAAGAGCAGGAAGACCACAATATGATGATGTGGGATACTCCTATCTTATCGCAAAGACAATGGATGAAGCACAGAACCTTCAGGAGTATTATGTTGAAGGAGAAATAGAGCTGACCAATTCAAAACTTATTGACAATAAGGATGCTGTTTACAGACAAATCATTGCGCAGATTGCATCTACATTATCCAAAGACCTAGAAGACCTGACAGATTTCTTCTCAAAAACATTATACGGATATCAGATGAGCAACAATCCATCAATGTCACTATTTGCTACAGACAGCCTCAGATTTGAACTTGAAAGCGCATTGGAATTTTTACTGCACAATGGAATTATCAGAGCTACACCGGAAGGTCTTAAAACAACCGATTTCGGAAATCTCATTGCAAGATCAAATTATTCCGTTGAAACAGCAGTAAAGATTAAGGAATACATATCAACAATAGATGAAATCAATGTTGAGGAATTCATTTATGCATTGTCTGAAACTCCTGACCTGCCGTTGATCTCATTTAAAGGAAGAAAATCAAAAGATCCTGTTCGGGAAAAACTATCTGAAGTTGGCCTGTTTGCCGTAGATATCGGAAATCCTGAAGCGACAACCGTTTCTCTTATAGAATGGGTCAATGAAAGAAATGAATACGAAATTGAAAACAGATATAATGTTTATTCAGCATCAACAAGACGTTCAGCTTATGAAGCATCAAGACTTGTCAGATTTGCCAAAAATACTTCAGAGGTACTGGGAAATTATTCCAATCTCAAGGACTTTGATATATTGTCTGCAAGACTTTATTACGGTGTTAAAGATGACATTATACCATTAGTCGTAGGAGTTAAAAGATTAGGTAGAAAAAGAGCTAGAAATATCGTTAAAATTTTCGGCAATGATTTAAGTGGAGTTTCTGAAAAAGAGCTTCAACAAATTGAAGGAATAGGTCCTAAACTTGCTGAAAAAATTAGATTGTTTGTGGAAAATTAA